Part of the Listeria innocua genome is shown below.
CTTCTGGATATTGTAATAATTCTTCTGTGTGCTCTTCTTTAATAATATGATTTCCTTTGGTTTTATGCGCTAAATCAGCAATAGTTAAATTACCCGTTTTTTCACGCGCAGAACCGAAAATGTCACAAAGATATACTTCATCCGCTAAATTCAAGCTATCCGCAAAACCTTGTAAGAAGGTGCGTGTTCTTGTAAATGTATGCGGCTGAAATACAGCAACGATTTTTTTATTTGGATATTTTTGTCTAGCAGCATTAACAGTCGCACGAATTTCTGAAGGATGGTGCGCATAGTCATCTACTAAAACTTGATTTCCTTTTTCAGTAATGCTAAATCTTCTTTTTACGCCTTCAAAAGTTTTTAATTCTTTTTTCACTTCGTCTACTGGTAATCCCTCATAGTCACAAAGCGCAATAACACTTAAGGCATTTAAAACATTATGATCTCCGTAAGCAGGAATTTCAAATGAAGCTAAAAACTCGTCGCGATGATAGACGTCGAATTTAGTTCCAGTAGTTTCTTTTTTAACATTTTTAGCTTGAAATTCGTTTTCTGAACCAAAGCCAAAGTAAATAATCGGAACGTCTAACGATAATTTGCGTAGTTCAACATCGTCTCCTAAGGCAAAAACTGCTTTTTTCACTTGTTTACCAAGCGTTTCAAATGCATTAAATACATCATCTACGCTCTTGAAATAATCTGGGTGATCCCAGTCAATGTTGGTCATAATTGCATAAGTTGGTTTGTACGCAAGGAAATGGCGTTGATACTCACAAGCTTCTAACGCAAAATATTTAGCATCTTTTGTGCCACTACCAGTTCCATCACCAATCAAATATGAAGTGGGACGAATGGCACCGACCACATGAGAAAGAAGACCAGTTGTCGATGTTTTACCATGAGAACCAGTTATTGCAATACTTGTATAGCCATCTATTAATTGACCTAAAAATTTATGATATCGAATCACGGGAAGATTAAGCTCATTAGCACGCTCAATTTCTTCATGTGTATCTGGAAATGCATTACCAGCAATAATTGTTAGGCCTTCTTTTATATTATCCGCTGAAAACGTCATAATTGGAATTTGTTTTTCTTCCAATGCTTTCTGCGTGAAAAAATATTTGTCTACATCGCTGCCTTGCACTTGAAAACCTTTATCGTGCAGGATCTGAGCAAGTGCACTCATTCCCGACCCTTTTATTCCAACAAAATGATAGATAGTCATTATTTGAACCCCCATTAATTTATCTTGAAGAGGGTGCCTAAAAAAAACATGTTAACTGTTAAGCACCAAGTCTTAACTTTGAAAACAGTATAAAGTCTCCGTTTTCTAGACATCATCTTACGTTCCAATTGTGTTTTATGCTTGATTTCATAGTTGAGTCAATAATTCACCAGCTTATTATATCACTTTCCATGTAATTAGAAAAATCTTTCAGCAAATATAAGCGAAATTACTCATGAAAATACAGGTGATTTGTAAAACTAATTAAGTATCGTGTTATTTTAGTACTATAAAATTAAGTTTCTTTGTTTCTGAGTTTAGCCAATTGGTCCTTCGTGATGATAACATCTCGTGGCTTAGAACCATTAATTCCTGAAACTATTTGATGATTCTCAAGAGATTCCATTAATCTAGCCGCTCGGTTGTAACCAATCCTAAAATGTCTTTGCAGTAAAGAGGTAGATGCGGCATTTTGGCTTAAAACAAAGTCACATGCCTCTTCAAATAATTCATCAGTGTTTTCTTTAACCGATTCTTTTACAAGTAACTCTTGTTCTTCAAAGATGTAATCTGCCTCCCCTTGGCTACGAACATGAGCTACGACAGCATCGATTTCTTCATCACTAACAAATGTCCCTTGGAGACGCACTGGTTTGCTTGCACCACTTGGTAAGAAAAGCATGTCCCCTTTTCCAAGAAGTTTTTCAGCACCGCTTGCATCAAGGATGGTTCTAGAATCGATTTGTGAAGACACAGAGAAAGAAACGCGTGTCGGAATGTTAGCTTTAATAAGACCGGTAATTACGTCTACAGATGGTCTCTGCGTCGCTACAATCATATGGATACCACATGCCCGCGCTTTTTGTGCAATACGACTAATAGATTCTTCTACATCATTCGGCGCAACCATCATTAAATCAGCTAATTCATCAATAACTATTAAAATATATGGTAGTTTTTCGCCGGTATGATCAGGATGACTTGCATATTCATTATATTTTTCCATATTTCTAACGCCGGTATGACTAAAGAGTTGATAGCGACGTTCCATTTCTTCTACAGCCCATTTGAGTGCAACTGTTGCTGCTTTTGCATCTGTAATTACCGGACTGACGAGATGCGGAATACGATTATATGGAGCGAGTTCAACCATTTTTGGATCAATTAAAAGCAATTTCAATTGGTCGGGAGTCGCTTTATAGAGCAAACTTACGAGTAATGAGTTGATACAAACACTTTTACCGGAGCCTGTAGCACCAGCAATTAAGCCATGAGGCATTTTTTGCAGGTCTGTAATAATCGGTGTTCCAGAAATATCAAGACCAAGTGCGGCAGTTAACGGCGACTTAGATGATTGAAACGCTTCTGTGTTCATTAACTCAGAAAGCATCACTGGACGACTTGTTTGGTTTGGAATCTCGATACCAACTGTGCTTTTCCCTGGAATTGGAGCTTCTATTCGAATATCTTTTGCAGCTAAGTTTAGCTTAATATCGTCTGTTAAATTAGTGATTTTACTTACTTTGACCCCTTTTTCTGGTTGGACTTCAAATCTAGTTACAGCGGGACCTTGTGTTCTATTAAC
Proteins encoded:
- the murC gene encoding UDP-N-acetylmuramate--L-alanine ligase; its protein translation is MTIYHFVGIKGSGMSALAQILHDKGFQVQGSDVDKYFFTQKALEEKQIPIMTFSADNIKEGLTIIAGNAFPDTHEEIERANELNLPVIRYHKFLGQLIDGYTSIAITGSHGKTSTTGLLSHVVGAIRPTSYLIGDGTGSGTKDAKYFALEACEYQRHFLAYKPTYAIMTNIDWDHPDYFKSVDDVFNAFETLGKQVKKAVFALGDDVELRKLSLDVPIIYFGFGSENEFQAKNVKKETTGTKFDVYHRDEFLASFEIPAYGDHNVLNALSVIALCDYEGLPVDEVKKELKTFEGVKRRFSITEKGNQVLVDDYAHHPSEIRATVNAARQKYPNKKIVAVFQPHTFTRTRTFLQGFADSLNLADEVYLCDIFGSAREKTGNLTIADLAHKTKGNHIIKEEHTEELLQYPEAVILFMGAGDVQKFQAAYEKVLDNEIVANEVLKKSAIN
- a CDS encoding DNA translocase FtsK → MGWFKDFFFGDMDEEIDTYENTPTKKVEKKVTYAPEVEPKSKVTAIKTKERNTRTVRPTPKSVVPKQKHLQPVKRQVKTQMVYQYPKGEFRFPLIPDKPVSQPIQTQKQTQKQPTRAMHQTSDKPVVKEETRKRPFAATDVPSPVYAFNKRPSKFEFAVSEPDEIAEIQEDLTIPPVDLPELAEAETIAFDTEIEKQIEDTYPEEVGIEEVVEEPVLASNEATPVEPAPKRVTLIQEETTQVPKQKKQVEASRQEQMLKSRIPFNVMMVKKDKQALQKEPAAEIVQEKEVITENIQPVAITEERQVAPEYPSNYQFPSFGLLHPPVSKREDDSWLQMQQEMLDETLENFNVHASVVNRTQGPAVTRFEVQPEKGVKVSKITNLTDDIKLNLAAKDIRIEAPIPGKSTVGIEIPNQTSRPVMLSELMNTEAFQSSKSPLTAALGLDISGTPIITDLQKMPHGLIAGATGSGKSVCINSLLVSLLYKATPDQLKLLLIDPKMVELAPYNRIPHLVSPVITDAKAATVALKWAVEEMERRYQLFSHTGVRNMEKYNEYASHPDHTGEKLPYILIVIDELADLMMVAPNDVEESISRIAQKARACGIHMIVATQRPSVDVITGLIKANIPTRVSFSVSSQIDSRTILDASGAEKLLGKGDMLFLPSGASKPVRLQGTFVSDEEIDAVVAHVRSQGEADYIFEEQELLVKESVKENTDELFEEACDFVLSQNAASTSLLQRHFRIGYNRAARLMESLENHQIVSGINGSKPRDVIITKDQLAKLRNKET